A part of Biomphalaria glabrata chromosome 3, xgBioGlab47.1, whole genome shotgun sequence genomic DNA contains:
- the LOC106065318 gene encoding collectin-10-like, with translation MGAIALILLISFFQSPGTTQDINLCPDGPAKDRYLKVHGDFCYQFVVYRKYTHSEAQTDCELQGGSLVLVKTADIQNFVYQQLTTTYNDAYYRVWIGLNDLAQEDHYVWEDGTKLGFYSNWYQGEGPSSTTANHNFTHITRDCVVMDISPSVGGKWRESSCESSAALLVLSAREAHSYVCQYSIAPPSTTTIFTTAK, from the exons ATGGGTGCCATTGCTTTGATCCTGctgatttcattttttcaaaGTCCAG GTACAACACAAGATATTAACTTGTGTCCTGATGGACCTGCTAAAGATCGCTATTTGAAAGTTCATGGTGATTTCTGCTATCAGTTCGTCGTCTATCGGAAGTACACTCACTCAGAGGCCCAGACTGACTGCGAGCTCCAGGGCGGGAGTCTGGTCCTGGTCAAGACGGCAGACATACAGAACTTCGTGTACCAGCAGCTCACTACGACTTATAACGACGCCTATTACAGAGTCTGGATAGGCCTGAACGACCTCGCCCAGGAGGATCACTACGTCTGGGAGGATGGCACCAAGCTGGGTTTCTACAGCAACTGGTACCAGGGCGAGGGTCCGAGCAGCACCACGGCCAACCATAACTTCACCCACATCACCAGAGACTGCGTGGTCATGGACATTTCTCCCTCTGTAGGCGGAAAGTGGAGGGAGAGCTCCTGTGAGAGCAGCGCCGCCCTCTTGGTGTTGTCTGCTCGAGAGGCTCACTCTTACGTCTGCCAGTACAGTATTGCTCCACCTTCCACAACAACAATTTTTACTACCGCTAAATAA